From one Candidatus Nitrospira nitrosa genomic stretch:
- the pilM gene encoding pilus assembly protein PilM, with the protein MAIVNECVGLDIGQTGLKAVRFRRRLSGRETVDYFQHSLPFSRPEDLEPARRVQSLRGFLWRHGLYATDRLVTAIPCQDLFVRTLSFPFNDAAKLAQVVPFEVENLVPMALEDLAVDSLVLPPGQSLEGPPRDSKGSEVLVTAAPRDKVAEHLRFLAQADIEPSAINVDAMALFSVTQYLQGEGATVPQDLAIIDIGASKTTLCLVEGGRPVMLRTILWGGNHLTHALAAQHAYSFADAERHKRTIAVDQVSGLLEPIVKELRITLQAYQGNERSRLTHCWICGGGSKMVEIGGHLSRQLGLYAVGPRQGFGADTPRAFSIAFGLAIHPKIVRPRWRFKSSPLGLALDLKSVSDAASPDVATMKQNRRLAIIAGLVIAVLALLDFSVHYFLQDQRVTRLRAALLSQYEQVFGTGTGASPGEEVDQAKYRIGVLDKALGLVDATDGKVLFTLSTFVKQLPPGTMIKVRELTVDGAVILMEGETSSFDAVERIKQAFAASPRLAEVSVTETRVGASPNQVVFRISVTVEKP; encoded by the coding sequence ATGGCGATTGTCAATGAATGTGTCGGGTTGGATATCGGACAAACGGGGTTGAAGGCCGTCCGGTTCCGTCGCCGACTAAGCGGACGCGAAACCGTCGATTACTTTCAACATTCCTTGCCGTTTTCCCGCCCGGAGGATCTGGAGCCGGCTCGGCGCGTCCAATCCCTTCGAGGCTTCCTCTGGCGCCACGGACTCTACGCCACCGATCGATTGGTCACGGCGATCCCCTGTCAAGACCTCTTTGTTCGTACCCTCTCCTTCCCCTTCAACGATGCAGCCAAACTGGCGCAAGTCGTTCCGTTTGAAGTTGAGAACCTCGTCCCAATGGCGCTTGAGGACCTGGCGGTCGACAGCCTCGTCTTGCCTCCCGGCCAGTCTCTCGAAGGACCTCCTCGCGACAGCAAAGGCTCCGAGGTGCTGGTCACGGCGGCACCCAGGGACAAAGTCGCCGAGCACCTCCGATTCCTGGCCCAGGCCGATATCGAACCCTCCGCGATCAACGTCGATGCCATGGCGCTGTTTTCCGTGACGCAATACCTTCAAGGAGAAGGAGCAACCGTTCCGCAAGACTTGGCGATCATCGATATCGGTGCCTCCAAAACCACGCTCTGCCTGGTAGAAGGTGGACGCCCGGTCATGCTCCGAACGATTCTGTGGGGCGGCAACCACCTCACACATGCGTTGGCCGCCCAACATGCCTACAGCTTCGCCGATGCCGAACGCCACAAACGAACCATCGCGGTGGACCAGGTGAGCGGCTTGCTGGAGCCGATCGTGAAGGAGCTTCGTATTACCTTGCAGGCCTACCAAGGGAACGAGCGGAGTCGGTTAACCCACTGCTGGATTTGCGGAGGCGGATCAAAGATGGTGGAGATCGGCGGACACCTCTCTCGACAATTAGGACTCTACGCAGTCGGGCCACGACAGGGGTTTGGAGCCGACACCCCAAGAGCATTTTCCATTGCATTCGGATTGGCCATTCACCCCAAGATTGTTCGCCCACGGTGGCGATTCAAGTCCTCCCCCTTGGGGCTCGCGCTCGACCTCAAAAGCGTGTCCGACGCCGCATCACCGGATGTGGCCACCATGAAGCAAAATCGCCGCTTGGCGATCATTGCAGGGCTAGTCATCGCCGTGCTGGCGCTCCTGGACTTCTCGGTTCACTACTTTCTGCAAGACCAGCGTGTCACACGATTGAGAGCCGCGCTCCTCAGTCAGTACGAGCAAGTCTTTGGGACCGGGACGGGCGCCTCGCCCGGGGAGGAAGTCGATCAAGCAAAATACCGCATCGGCGTCCTCGATAAGGCCCTCGGGTTGGTCGATGCCACGGATGGAAAAGTCCTCTTCACTCTCTCGACGTTCGTGAAACAACTTCCACCTGGTACGATGATCAAGGTACGCGAGCTGACCGTGGATGGGGCGGTCATCCTCATGGAGGGAGAAACCTCCTCATTCGATGCGGTGGAGCGAATCAAGCAAGCGTTTGCAGCAAGCCCACGCTTAGCGGAGGTCTCCGTCACGGAAACCCGCGTGGGCGCCTCACCCAATCAAGTCGTTTTTCGCATATCCGTCACGGTGGAGAAGCCATGA
- the gspM gene encoding type II secretion system protein GspM: MIQGFKERWHHMSRRERTLLLAGGIVLGLSVLFVLIVDPLLDNLERLERQATRKQKDLAELAQLGQSYLAKRDRLSMIESRMPQPESHFSLLTFIEEAATTAQVREQITGMQPHVQSLAQGYQETAVDLRLEGVQLPELLALLAAINQAPYDLHVRHLQIRPKFDNPVNLDATVRVLSYAKS, encoded by the coding sequence ATGATACAGGGCTTCAAAGAACGCTGGCATCACATGTCTCGGCGAGAGCGGACGCTCCTGCTCGCAGGTGGGATCGTGCTTGGACTCAGTGTGTTGTTCGTCCTGATTGTCGACCCACTGTTGGACAATCTGGAGCGCCTGGAGCGCCAAGCCACGCGCAAACAGAAGGATCTTGCCGAATTGGCTCAACTCGGCCAATCCTATCTCGCGAAGCGAGATCGCTTGAGCATGATCGAGAGCCGCATGCCTCAACCTGAGAGCCATTTCTCGCTCCTCACCTTCATCGAAGAGGCGGCGACGACGGCACAGGTACGAGAACAGATTACCGGCATGCAGCCGCATGTCCAGTCCTTAGCGCAGGGCTACCAAGAGACCGCGGTCGATCTCCGATTGGAAGGCGTCCAACTCCCAGAGTTATTGGCGTTACTGGCTGCGATCAATCAGGCTCCCTATGACCTACACGTTCGCCATCTGCAGATCCGTCCAAAATTCGACAACCCCGTCAATCTCGATGCCACCGTTCGAGTCTTGAGTTATGCCAAGAGCTGA
- the gspK gene encoding type II secretion system minor pseudopilin GspK: MPRADDRGIALLLALLVLTLLTALILEFDAEARREYRAAATFRDDYKATMLTRAAVQATKAVLLQDLLREKMTGQKYDGPTDIWAMPIKQLPIGDGFLTAQIRDETGKVNLNDLASTSGGELEQKKKVARVKRLFELLRISPNLVDALIDWVDQDEAPQPAGAESLYYQSLRPPYRAANSPLPGLGDLRLIKGFTPEVIERITPYITVFPMEGSAAMNVNTADPIVLQTLDPAVTQSVAMEIVQGRPFKTKVELDRVSSFQEIGRTLRNDYDIKSDYFSARLAITVNETTKSSLVILKRDAGKGDSTVEYLRIL; this comes from the coding sequence ATGCCAAGAGCTGATGATCGCGGTATCGCATTACTGCTTGCGCTCCTGGTCCTGACCCTCCTCACCGCCCTCATACTCGAATTCGACGCAGAGGCCAGACGAGAATACCGAGCAGCCGCCACCTTTCGCGACGACTATAAAGCCACCATGCTGACCCGGGCCGCCGTCCAGGCCACAAAAGCCGTGCTGCTCCAAGATCTGTTGCGGGAAAAGATGACCGGCCAGAAATACGACGGTCCGACCGATATCTGGGCTATGCCGATCAAGCAGTTGCCGATCGGCGACGGGTTCCTCACCGCTCAGATCCGGGACGAGACGGGGAAAGTGAACCTAAACGATCTTGCCTCGACCTCAGGAGGTGAGCTGGAGCAAAAGAAGAAGGTGGCCCGGGTCAAACGACTCTTTGAGTTGCTGAGAATCAGCCCCAATCTGGTTGATGCGCTCATCGATTGGGTGGACCAGGACGAAGCCCCTCAGCCGGCCGGCGCCGAGAGCCTCTACTATCAATCTTTGAGACCACCCTACCGCGCCGCCAACAGTCCCCTCCCGGGCTTGGGGGATTTGAGGCTCATCAAGGGATTTACGCCGGAGGTCATCGAGCGGATCACGCCCTACATCACCGTCTTTCCCATGGAGGGCAGTGCCGCCATGAATGTCAACACGGCCGATCCGATCGTGCTTCAGACCTTAGACCCGGCCGTCACTCAATCCGTAGCGATGGAGATCGTGCAGGGGCGACCGTTCAAGACCAAAGTGGAACTCGACCGGGTCAGCAGCTTTCAAGAAATCGGCCGGACACTGCGAAACGATTACGACATTAAGTCTGATTATTTTTCGGCACGTCTGGCTATCACCGTCAATGAAACCACCAAGAGCTCGCTGGTCATTTTGAAACGAGATGCCGGCAAGGGAGATAGTACGGTGGAATACTTGCGGATTCTCTAG
- a CDS encoding ATP-binding response regulator, translating into MNMPLPVDQLLVIDPCVETQSQIARYVQGRGFAVTSVPDPVVAMAKIEEAAPDVVITDMFLPGGAGVALVKELKARHEPCPVIVMAQNAPERLIVEALRGGAFDYLHKPVAEEELYSVLQRAQDFLPCHPLDVPGARQFDYELTIDSDPGYIPGVISWLLKMTAFALPPVQRIHIQGALQELLFNAVEHGNLEIQDLEKQEALASGCYDQLLAQRVAQPRLRARRVTIRVFHERSENHLEYRITDEGKGFPWRTVLARSQEIRESEGASGRGIVLTRAFFPSLTYNERGNEVTITVPLGG; encoded by the coding sequence ATGAATATGCCGTTACCAGTGGATCAACTGTTGGTCATCGATCCCTGCGTGGAGACGCAATCGCAAATTGCCCGTTACGTGCAAGGCCGAGGGTTTGCGGTGACGAGCGTTCCCGACCCTGTGGTTGCAATGGCCAAAATTGAGGAGGCGGCTCCGGATGTTGTGATCACCGACATGTTTCTTCCGGGCGGTGCCGGAGTGGCGTTGGTCAAGGAGCTCAAGGCCCGGCATGAGCCATGTCCGGTGATCGTCATGGCGCAGAATGCGCCGGAACGACTGATCGTCGAGGCATTGCGTGGCGGGGCATTTGATTACCTGCACAAGCCCGTTGCCGAGGAAGAACTGTACTCCGTGCTGCAGCGTGCTCAGGACTTCCTGCCTTGTCATCCGCTGGATGTGCCGGGGGCTCGACAATTTGACTATGAGTTGACCATTGATTCTGATCCTGGGTATATCCCCGGAGTCATTTCGTGGCTGCTCAAGATGACCGCTTTTGCATTACCGCCGGTTCAGAGAATCCATATTCAGGGTGCGCTGCAAGAATTACTCTTCAATGCCGTTGAACATGGGAATCTCGAGATTCAAGACCTGGAAAAACAGGAGGCTCTGGCCAGTGGTTGTTATGATCAGTTGCTGGCTCAACGGGTGGCGCAACCGCGTCTCAGAGCACGCCGTGTGACAATTCGTGTGTTTCACGAGCGGAGTGAGAACCATCTGGAGTATCGGATCACTGATGAAGGAAAGGGATTCCCCTGGAGGACGGTGCTGGCACGATCTCAGGAAATCCGCGAATCGGAGGGTGCGAGTGGCCGAGGGATCGTTCTGACGCGAGCTTTTTTCCCAAGTCTGACCTACAATGAACGGGGGAATGAAGTCACGATCACAGTGCCACTAGGCGGGTGA
- a CDS encoding Hpt domain-containing protein encodes MNDRLNQEPAFNYEEALARVDQDLETLLMMIELFLEHGPKDLAQAQAALAAGDAAAVARSSHRLKGAILQFCAPAALLACKELEESAKAGNLTKGGDLYATLEQELHRLLASLRPILDQGMAA; translated from the coding sequence ATGAATGATCGTCTGAATCAGGAACCAGCTTTTAACTATGAAGAGGCGCTTGCTCGTGTGGATCAGGACCTCGAGACGCTCCTGATGATGATTGAGCTGTTTCTAGAGCATGGTCCCAAAGATTTGGCTCAAGCCCAGGCGGCTCTCGCTGCTGGAGATGCTGCTGCGGTGGCGCGATCCAGTCATCGATTGAAGGGGGCAATTTTACAGTTTTGTGCTCCGGCTGCTCTCCTGGCCTGCAAAGAATTAGAAGAGTCCGCGAAAGCCGGAAACCTGACCAAGGGTGGGGATCTCTATGCCACGTTGGAGCAGGAGCTTCATCGCCTGCTGGCTAGCCTGCGTCCGATCCTTGACCAAGGAATGGCTGCATGA
- a CDS encoding PP2C family protein-serine/threonine phosphatase codes for MPSTSVEHRTHVTPQTVLIIDDEPTARVALAARLKRLGYRVLQADDGKVGLDMLRRERPDLTILDWMMPEMDGPSFCELVRQDPELLSSQILMMTSNDQPEQIAEGLARGADDFLSKAASKYEITARVQAGIRAAGLIRRLEDVTAEIRRKQDTLERELQSAARYVESLLPVSGTIVPGVEMVRVYRPSLGLGGDLFNVVPWSDNLLGLYLLDASGHGVSPALRSASFATFLRRESLLRHVGSSDPGAILTEANKHFPLTENGHYFTIVFATLDIRSHTLSYATAGHSGVFLHRKSGEVYWIAKPNLPLGFDSSTIYGTEVLSVDPGDRLYVLSDGLYEVPDATGNLWGQDRLEQLVCTLGRQPLSEVLSSAVNEAVRWLGHEQFPDDVAVMAVELRETQTHE; via the coding sequence ATGCCCTCAACCTCGGTTGAACACAGGACGCACGTCACACCTCAAACCGTGCTCATCATAGACGATGAGCCGACGGCTCGTGTTGCGTTGGCGGCTCGACTCAAACGGCTAGGGTATCGAGTCCTACAGGCTGATGACGGCAAGGTCGGGTTGGACATGCTCCGCCGTGAGCGTCCGGATTTGACGATCTTGGACTGGATGATGCCCGAGATGGATGGCCCCTCGTTCTGTGAACTGGTTCGCCAGGACCCAGAACTCTTGTCGAGTCAAATTCTGATGATGACGAGCAATGATCAACCGGAGCAGATCGCGGAAGGGTTGGCTCGCGGAGCGGATGATTTTCTCAGCAAGGCCGCCAGTAAGTATGAAATCACAGCTCGCGTGCAAGCCGGGATCCGTGCTGCGGGTTTGATCAGACGCCTGGAAGACGTCACGGCGGAGATCCGTCGAAAGCAAGACACACTCGAACGTGAATTACAGTCGGCGGCGCGGTATGTCGAGTCATTGCTTCCCGTGTCGGGGACGATCGTTCCCGGTGTAGAGATGGTTCGTGTGTATCGACCATCACTCGGGTTAGGCGGAGATCTCTTTAACGTGGTCCCGTGGAGTGACAACCTGTTGGGGCTGTATCTGCTTGATGCGTCTGGTCACGGCGTTTCACCGGCCTTGCGATCTGCGTCCTTTGCCACGTTTCTTCGCCGAGAGAGCTTGCTCCGTCATGTCGGGTCGAGTGATCCCGGGGCGATCCTGACTGAAGCCAACAAGCACTTTCCACTCACGGAGAACGGGCACTATTTCACGATCGTGTTTGCGACGCTTGATATCCGCTCTCATACCCTCTCTTACGCGACGGCGGGGCATAGCGGGGTATTTCTTCATCGCAAGTCCGGCGAGGTCTATTGGATCGCGAAACCGAATCTCCCGCTGGGGTTTGATTCGTCGACAATCTACGGCACGGAAGTGCTTTCGGTTGACCCCGGTGATCGGCTCTATGTGTTGAGTGACGGTCTCTATGAAGTGCCGGACGCAACTGGCAATCTGTGGGGACAAGATCGTTTAGAGCAGCTCGTTTGTACGCTTGGCCGGCAACCTCTGTCGGAGGTCTTGTCCAGTGCGGTCAACGAGGCAGTTCGGTGGCTGGGGCATGAGCAATTCCCTGATGATGTGGCGGTCATGGCGGTGGAATTGAGGGAGACACAGACTCATGAATGA
- a CDS encoding STAS domain-containing protein, protein MAMQTKERPVLNGVVLELTGDLTYANREQFKTAVEAIRQKGCRHLILNMAEVRFVDSSGLGLLALVSQNFKLSQGKVSMLKPQSYVREIMSLANIQKLIPVYDNEQDALAAQQKAA, encoded by the coding sequence ATGGCGATGCAGACGAAAGAGCGCCCGGTCTTGAATGGCGTGGTGCTCGAGTTGACCGGGGATCTCACCTATGCCAATCGTGAGCAATTTAAAACGGCGGTGGAGGCCATTCGGCAAAAGGGTTGCCGGCATTTGATCCTGAATATGGCTGAAGTCCGCTTTGTCGATAGTTCAGGGCTTGGACTGCTGGCGCTTGTGTCTCAGAATTTTAAACTGAGCCAGGGAAAAGTCAGCATGTTGAAACCGCAAAGCTATGTGCGTGAAATCATGAGTCTTGCAAATATTCAGAAACTGATCCCTGTGTATGACAATGAGCAGGATGCATTGGCGGCACAGCAGAAAGCAGCCTAG
- a CDS encoding protein-glutamate methylesterase/protein-glutamine glutaminase — MKKIRVLNVDDSALMRQVLASLLAKDQEIEVIGSAPDPYIAREKIKALNPDVITLDVEMPRMDGITFLEKLMRGHPMPVVMVSSLTEAGCQTTLRALELGAVDFITKPKIDLREGMDEVAQDLIAKVKAAACANLKRISLGDRPTASAQPSQVSGRNGSQAMIKTTDTIIAIGSSTGGTEAVKDVLEVLPPNTPPVLITQHMPERFTKTWADRMNGLCRISVKEAEDGDSVLPGHALVAPGGYHMALERSGARYTVRINQDPPVNRHRPSVDVLFASVARYAGANAIGVILTGMGGDGAKELLTMKQAGAFTIAQDEASCVVFGMPKEAIKAGAVDKVLPLGDIAGAILTHVSR, encoded by the coding sequence ATGAAGAAGATTCGAGTCCTCAACGTGGATGATTCGGCATTGATGCGCCAGGTCCTGGCATCGTTGCTCGCAAAGGATCAGGAGATCGAAGTCATCGGTTCGGCACCTGACCCCTATATCGCGCGAGAGAAGATCAAGGCGTTGAATCCCGATGTCATTACCCTGGATGTTGAAATGCCGAGGATGGATGGCATCACATTTCTCGAAAAACTCATGCGGGGGCACCCGATGCCTGTCGTGATGGTGAGCTCTCTTACCGAAGCAGGCTGTCAAACGACGCTCCGGGCCCTCGAACTCGGTGCGGTAGATTTTATTACCAAACCAAAAATCGACCTTCGTGAAGGAATGGATGAGGTGGCCCAGGATCTGATCGCAAAAGTCAAAGCAGCCGCCTGTGCCAATCTGAAGCGCATCTCACTCGGGGATCGCCCTACGGCCTCTGCGCAGCCGAGCCAGGTGTCAGGTCGCAACGGATCACAGGCCATGATCAAGACGACTGATACGATTATCGCCATCGGTTCCTCTACCGGGGGGACGGAAGCTGTCAAAGATGTCTTGGAGGTCCTTCCTCCCAATACGCCGCCTGTTCTGATTACGCAACACATGCCTGAGCGGTTTACGAAGACCTGGGCTGATAGGATGAATGGGCTCTGTCGGATCTCTGTCAAGGAGGCAGAAGACGGGGATAGCGTGTTGCCGGGACATGCCTTGGTTGCTCCTGGCGGCTATCATATGGCGCTGGAACGGAGCGGCGCCCGGTATACCGTTCGCATCAATCAGGATCCTCCGGTCAATCGGCATCGGCCATCGGTGGACGTCCTGTTTGCCTCCGTGGCGCGTTATGCCGGTGCCAATGCTATCGGGGTGATTTTGACCGGGATGGGTGGGGATGGTGCAAAGGAATTGTTGACGATGAAACAGGCGGGTGCGTTCACGATCGCGCAAGATGAGGCGAGCTGCGTCGTGTTTGGTATGCCGAAAGAAGCGATCAAAGCAGGAGCAGTGGATAAGGTGCTCCCCCTGGGCGATATTGCCGGGGCCATCTTAACGCATGTGAGCCGTTGA
- the cheD gene encoding chemoreceptor glutamine deamidase CheD, with amino-acid sequence MVPSAANPFSHIRRMRDSRFPHEIAAILPGEFFVSSTPMIVYTVLGSCISACIRDPITGVGGMNHFMLPKPKDGGNDSWGESTRYGSYAMESLINEILKLGGVKSRLEVKLFGAGKIYEGNIDVGARNAEWVLTFLETEGLKAVKTDLGDVCPRKVYYFTDSGRVLLKKIERLKNKTILERENEYATKIQTVEKPVEEDVTLF; translated from the coding sequence ATGGTACCCAGCGCCGCGAACCCGTTTTCGCATATTCGACGGATGCGAGATAGTCGGTTTCCTCATGAGATCGCGGCGATCTTGCCCGGGGAGTTTTTTGTCAGTTCCACTCCCATGATTGTGTATACCGTGCTCGGGTCCTGTATCTCCGCCTGTATCCGTGATCCGATCACGGGTGTGGGTGGAATGAATCATTTCATGTTGCCCAAGCCAAAAGACGGCGGAAACGACTCCTGGGGTGAATCGACTCGATACGGCTCCTATGCGATGGAATCGTTGATCAATGAAATCTTGAAATTGGGAGGCGTAAAGAGTCGGCTGGAGGTAAAGCTCTTCGGGGCCGGGAAAATCTACGAGGGGAATATCGACGTCGGAGCTCGAAATGCTGAGTGGGTCCTCACCTTTCTTGAAACAGAGGGACTCAAGGCGGTGAAAACGGATTTGGGAGACGTCTGTCCGCGCAAAGTTTATTATTTTACAGACTCCGGCCGCGTGCTCCTTAAAAAGATAGAACGGTTGAAGAATAAGACCATTCTTGAACGTGAGAATGAATATGCCACAAAGATCCAAACGGTCGAGAAGCCGGTGGAGGAGGATGTGACGCTCTTTTAG
- a CDS encoding CheR family methyltransferase, giving the protein MDYGITSDEFLRFRKLIYDESGISLGDQKQTLLASRLSKRLRDLGLTTFTEYYEQITGDATKEEFTRMLDLISTNKTDFFREPKHFDYLRERILPELEKDKRVRIWSSACSTGEEPYTIAMTLYEGVSDPQRWDFKILASDLSTRVLAKAAAGRYEADRMRDVSPELVKRHFLRGRGESEGLLKVKPHLASMIQFRRLNLMDARFPIKSPLDLIFCRNVMIYFDRPTQEQLVNKFYQYLKPGGHLFIGHSESLQWVEHPFKVMGPTIYQKER; this is encoded by the coding sequence ATGGATTATGGGATTACTTCCGATGAGTTTCTTCGTTTTCGCAAACTGATTTATGACGAAAGCGGTATTTCGCTCGGGGATCAAAAACAAACGCTGTTGGCGTCTCGGCTGTCGAAGCGATTGCGAGACCTCGGGTTGACGACGTTCACGGAATATTATGAGCAAATCACGGGTGATGCGACGAAGGAAGAGTTCACCCGAATGTTGGACCTGATCTCGACCAACAAGACCGACTTTTTCAGAGAACCCAAGCACTTCGATTATCTGCGCGAGCGGATCCTGCCGGAATTGGAGAAAGACAAGCGCGTTCGTATTTGGTCCTCCGCTTGCTCGACCGGTGAAGAGCCCTACACGATCGCCATGACGCTCTACGAAGGTGTTTCTGATCCTCAACGGTGGGACTTCAAGATTCTAGCCTCTGATTTGTCGACCCGCGTCTTGGCGAAAGCGGCAGCGGGCCGGTATGAGGCAGACCGCATGCGCGATGTGTCGCCCGAGCTCGTTAAACGGCATTTTTTACGCGGGAGAGGGGAAAGTGAAGGTTTGTTGAAGGTCAAGCCGCATCTGGCCTCGATGATCCAGTTCAGACGGTTGAATCTCATGGATGCGCGGTTCCCGATTAAGAGCCCATTGGACCTCATTTTTTGCCGGAATGTCATGATCTATTTCGATCGCCCCACTCAGGAGCAGCTTGTGAACAAGTTCTATCAGTATCTGAAGCCGGGGGGGCATCTGTTCATCGGTCATTCCGAAAGCCTGCAGTGGGTCGAGCATCCATTCAAGGTCATGGGCCCCACCATCTACCAGAAGGAGCGCTAA